The Scylla paramamosain isolate STU-SP2022 chromosome 39, ASM3559412v1, whole genome shotgun sequence genome includes a window with the following:
- the LOC135092080 gene encoding WAS/WASL-interacting protein family member 1-like, giving the protein MSMGWGGMVVGGAWWAAGGGGKSAVQLLQESKSRYVKSDHVLGSSQTPARPDRLHISSNPNIFLSAPCHTLHVSRPSPSPAPERRAALADNNNVVNLRDHPSLAGLSPPRPSQMAGPASLGAPPPLPARSPRAAPRPRARGQGTGEGYGGRAGGDLRRSLSHGPGDRGDNVQMKLRRLLNTDSQENLAGAAAGGEEPAKKPPPPAPRRGVRISLPGTYRAEPATVTAHKSLPDLSRASSPAGETDSECGTGGRRPSCPGALPSISPAPPEPPPRPPRMFRDPPPPPLRALDKPPARPPLPQRLREASASRPARGAGAAGGGGGSGGPTASLLPTDGRRSSDSDVSAYGAAAATTAGGGAAGGEEGRRRPILRSRSDVTHERGRWEEETLPLPPLDLEAFFETLGLDPATYRQLTAPPSSPPHSAPVYFEEVSSEESGPLVGRRGSSDSDEGRGISGPGPGPPLPLRGTGEPSIVEKNARVIKWLFNCQKAQGTYVCRVASNKS; this is encoded by the coding sequence ATGTCGATGGGGTGGGGCGGCATGGTGGTGGGCGGCGCGTGGTGGGCGGCAGGCGGGGGCGGCAAGAGCGCCGTGCAGCTGCTGCAGGAGAGCAAGTCCCGCTACGTGAAGAGTGACCATGTGCTGGGCAGCAGCCAGACCCCCGCGCGCCCTGACCGCCTCCACATCTCCTCCAATCCTAACATTTTCCTGAGTGCGCCGTGCCACACGCTGCACGTGTCCCGCCCCTCGCCCTCCCCTGCGCCGGAGCGCCGCGCCGCCCTCgccgacaacaacaacgtggTCAACCTGCGCGACCACCCCAGCCTGGCTGGTCTGTCCCCGCCGCGCCCCAGCCAGATGGCCGGGCCCGCCTCGCTGGGGGCGCCACCCCCTCTGCCGGCTCGCTCCCCACGTGCGGCCCCGCGGCCCAGGGCCAGGGGCCAGGGCACGGGTGAGGGCTATGGTGGCCGGGCTGGCGGGGACCTGCGGCGGTCGCTGTCCCATGGGCCCGGTGACCGCGGCGACAACGTACAGATGAAGCTGCGGCGTCTGCTGAACACTGACTCGCAGGAGAACCTAGCGGGGGCCGCAGCGGGGGGTGAGGAACCCGCCAAGAAGCCCCCGCCGCCAGCCCCCCGCCGCGGGGTGCGCATCTCCCTGCCAGGCACTTATCGCGCCGAGCCCGCCACCGTCACTGCCCACAAGTCCCTGCCGGATCTGAGCCGCGCCTCGTCTCCCGCGGGGGAAACGGACTCGGAGTGTGGCACGGGGGGCCGCCGCCCCTCCTGCCCCGGGGCGCTGCCCTCCATCAGCCCAGCCCCACCTGAGCCTCCGCCACGTCCACCCCGCATGTTCCGGGatcccccgccccctcccctgcGGGCCCTGGACAAGCCCCCCGCTCGGCCCCCTCTGCCCCAGCGGCTGCGGGAAGCCTCCGCCTCGCGCCCCGCCCGTGGTGCTGGTGCcgctggcggcggtggcggcagtggcggccCCACTGCCTCCCTGCTGCCCACGGACGGCCGCCGCTCTTCGGACAGCGACGTATCGGCGTATGGAGCAGCGGCTGCGACGACAgcgggcggcggggcggcgggcggcgagGAGGGTCGGCGGCGGCCCATCCTGCGGTCGAGGTCTGACGTGACCCACGAGCGGGGCCGCTGGGAGGAAGAGACGCTACCGCTGCCGCCGCTGGATCTGGAGGCGTTCTTCGAGACGCTGGGCCTGGACCCCGCCACATACCGCCAGCTGACGGCGCCGCCCTCCTCCCCGCCTCACTCCGCGCCTGTCTACTTCGAGGAGGTGTCCTCTGAAGAGTCGGGGCCGCTGGTGGGGCGGCGGGGCAGCTCAGACTCAGACGAGGGACGGGGCATCTCGGGGCCTGGTCCTGGCCCGCCCCTGCCCCTGCGGGGAACCGGGGAGCCCTCCATCGTGGAGAAGAATGCGCGGGTCATCAAGTGGCTGTTCAACTGCCAGAAGGCGCAGGGCACCTACGTGTGCCGCGTCGCCTCCAACAAGAGTTAG
- the LOC135092078 gene encoding trifunctional purine biosynthetic protein adenosine-3-like isoform X2: MMPSRQLTFPRQQTDMSGVVLVVGSGGREHALTLALASCPAVTSVLVTPGNAGTLAAPKASHITLPLKDHQAVAAACVEHGVSLVVVGPEDPLAQGLANSLTAAGIKVFGPTKEAARIEADKSWAKSFMNRHSIPTAAHQTFITTQEAKTFINKQQWAGFAVKASGLSAGKGVIVADTAADACQAVDTISSSFGEAGQTIVVEEKLVGEEISVLCFTDGVDAAVMPPAQDHKRLGDGDQGPNTGGMGAYCPCPLASQQDLDIIKKDVLQKAVDGLRKEGTPFVGVLYAGLMLTVDGPKVLEFNCRFGDPETQVLLPLLEGDLYDIMMACVEGRLGKVAVPFSQDKSCVGVCVVSGGYPGSYPKGKTITGVDEVSGEAGVQVIHAGTKREGSSLVTSGGRVLAVVVTGAALRDTADRATQLAGRITFEGATFRRDIAARATKVTSRFGGGGVTYKDSGVDINAGNEFVAAIKEAAGATACPGVMGSLGSFGGLFDLRQTGFRDPILVSGTDGVGTKLKVAQAAGMHDTVGQDLVAMCVNDVLVHGARPLFFLDYYSTGRLEGQVAASVVKGVARACSLAGCALIGGETAEMPGMYAGGEYDLAGFTVGAVERGNMLPRTEEVAEGDVLVGLPSSGLHSNGFSLVRRIIEAQDLQYSDPAPFNPDNTLGAELLTPTRIYCRSLAKVLEDGLVKAAAHITGGGLLENLPRVLPSQLSAHLQASQWPLHPVFGWLAAHGVCSEEMARTFNCGLGMVLVVAADKVMEVISLIPGGEARQVGQLVPRKEGMPQVVVEELEQILSAAAAPLLIQCPSLTTPRRRVAVLISGTGTNLQALLDHTKGGLSGAEVVVVVSNVAGVKGLQRAQEAGVTTKVVPHKNYKSREEFEAAVNAELQAARAELICLAGFMRILTGSFVRAWRGRLLNIHPSLLPAFKGMHAQRQALQAGVTLTGCTVHFVSEEVDCGAIVTQEAVPVLPGDTEEALVERIKTAEHRAYPRAMELVARGKVVLREDGTCIRS, encoded by the exons ATGATGCCAA GTAGACAGTTAACCTTCCCACGCCAGCAGACAGACatgagtggtgtggtgttggtggttggcTCAGGAGGTCGGGAGCATGCCCTCACCCTGGCCCTGGCTTCCTGCCCTGCTGTGACCTCTGTGCTGGTGACCCCAGGCAATGCTGGGACCCTCGCCGCCCCTAAGGCCTCCCACATCACCCTGCCTCTCAAGGACCACCAG GCGGTGGCAGCAGCATGTGTGGAGCACGGTGtgagtctggtggtggtggggcctGAGGATCCTTTGGCACAAGGGCTGGCCAACTCCCTCACTGCAGCAGGCATCAAG gtATTTGGCCCCACCAAGGAGGCAGCAAGGATAGAGGCTGACAAGTCTTGGGCCAAATCCTTCATGAACAGACACAGCATCCCCACTGCTGCTCACCAAACCTTTATCACCACTCAGGAAGCCAAGACATTCATCAACAA GCAGCAGTGGGCAGGGTTTGCTGTCAAGGCTTCAGGGTTGTCAGCAGGGAAGGGCGTCATCGTGGCAGACACAGCAGCTGATGCCTGTCAAGCCGTGGACACCATCAGTAGTAGCTTCGGGGAGGCAGGCCAGACCATTGTGGTTGAGGAGAAGCTGGTGGGAGAGGAGATATCA GTGTTGTGCTTCACAGATGGTGTTGATGCTGCTGTGATGCCGCCAGCACAGGACCACAAGCGACTTGGGGATGGCGACCAGGGCCCTAACACAGGGGGCATGGGAGCCTACTGCCCCTGCCCCCTCGCCTCACAGCAGGACCTGGACATCATAAAGAAGGATGTCCTGCAGAAGGCTGTGGATGGActtaggaaggaagggacaccTTTTGTGG GTGTGCTGTATGCTGGCCTGATGCTCACTGTGGATGGGCCCAAGGTGCTGGAGTTCAACTGTCGCTTTGGAGATCCTGAGACTCAGGTGCTGCTGCCTCTGCTGGAAGGGGACCTGTATGACATCATGATG GCATGTGTGGAGGGCCGCCTTGGTAAGGTGGCCGTCCCCTTCAGCCAGGACAAGAGCTGTGTCGGGGTGTGTGTTGTCAGTGGAGGCTACCCAGGCAGCTATCCAAAGGGCAAAACCATAACAG GTGTGGATGAGGTGTCAGGAGAGGCTGGGGTGCAGGTGATCCACGCCGGCACCAAGAGGGAGGGCAGCTCACTGGTCACCTCAGGCGGCCGTgtgctggcagtggtggtgacaggggcAGCTCTGAGGGACACTGCTGACAGGGCCACACAGCTGGCAGGACGCATCACCTTTGAGGGCGCCACCTTCAGGAGGGACATTGCTGCCCGGGCCACTAAGGTCACCTCTAG GTTTGGTGGTGGCGGAGTCACTTACAAGGACAGTGGGGTCGACATCAACGCTGGGAATGAGTTTGTGGCAGCCATCAAGGAAGCTGCTGGTGCCACAGCCTGCCCCGGGGTGATGGGTAGCCTGGGGTCCTTTGGCGGGCTCTTTGATCTCCGGCAGACTGGCTTCAGGGATCCCATTCTGGTGTCCGGCACTGATGGTGTCGGTACCAAGCTGAAG GTGGCCCAGGCAGCAGGGATGCATGACACAGTGGGCCAAGACCTGGTGGCCATGTGTGTCAATGACGTGCTGGTCCACGGTGCCCGGCCACTCTTCTTCTTGGACTACTACTCCACGGGGCGCCTGGAGGGGCAGGTGGCAGCCAGTGTGGTGAAGGGCGTGGCTCGAGCATGTTCCCTTGCTGGCTGTGCACTCATTG GTGGTGAGACAGCGGAGATGCCCGGAATGTATGCTGGAGGGGAGTATGACCTGGCAGGCTTCACAGTGGGAGCTGTGGAGAGAGGCAACATGCTGCCCCGCACCGAGGAGGTGGCTGAGGGGGACGTATTGGTGGGCCTGCCTTCCTCCGGCCTGCATAGCAATGGGTTCAGTCTGGTGCGCAGGATTATAGAGGCTCAGGACCTGCAGTACAGCGACCCAGCTCCCTTCAACCCCGACAACACACTTG GTGCTGAACTGCTCACCCCCACCAGGATCTACTGCAGGAGTCTGGCTAAGGTGCTGGAGGACGGCTTGGTCAAGGCCGCCGCACACATCACTGGGGGTGGACTGCTAGAGAACTTGCCAAGGGTCCTACCAAGCCAGCTGAGTGCACATCTGCAGGCATCACAGTGGCCCCTGCACCCCGTGTTTGGCTGGCTTGCAGCACACG GTGTGTGCAGCGAGGAGATGGCCCGCACCTTCAACTGTGGCCTGGGCATGGTGCTGGTAGTGGCCGCAGACAAGGTCATGGAGGTCATCAGTCTCATCCCAGGTGGAGAGGCTCGACAGGTGGGCCAACTTGTGCCCCGGAAGGAAG GGATGCCacaggtggtagtggaggagctGGAGCAGATACTGAGTGCTGCAGCTGCACCATTGCTGATTCAGTGCCCCTCTCTCACCACTCCACGGAGGAGGGTGGCAGTGCTCATCTCTGGCACAGGAACCAACCTACag GCACTGCTGGATCACACCAAGGGAGGCCTGAGTGGtgccgaggtggtggtggtggtgagcaatGTGGCTGGAGTGAAGGGCCTGCAGAGGGCACAGGAGGCAGGGGTTACCACCAAG GTGGTTcctcacaagaactacaagagCCGTGAGGAGTTTGAGGCAGCAGTGAATGCTGAGCTGCAGGCTGCCAGAGCCGAACTGATCTGTCTGGCTGGCTTTATGCGCATCCTGACCGGCTCCTTTGTGCGGGCATGGCGTGGCCGCCTGCTCAACATCCACCCTTCACTGCTGCCAGCCTTCAAGGGGATGCATGCCCAGCGGCAGGCACTCCAGGCCGGTGTCACTCTCACCGGATGCACTGTCCACTTTGTCTCG gaggaggtggactgtGGAGCAATAGTAACACAGGAGGCAGTGCCTGTCCTACCCGGGGATACAGAGGAGGCCCTGGTGGAGCGCATCAAGACAGCAGAGCACCGCGCGTATCCCAG AGCGATGGAGTTGGTGGCCCGTGGCAAGGTGGTGTTGAGGGAGGACGGTACGTGTATCAGGTCATAG
- the LOC135092078 gene encoding trifunctional purine biosynthetic protein adenosine-3-like isoform X3 has protein sequence MSGVVLVVGSGGREHALTLALASCPAVTSVLVTPGNAGTLAAPKASHITLPLKDHQAVAAACVEHGVSLVVVGPEDPLAQGLANSLTAAGIKVFGPTKEAARIEADKSWAKSFMNRHSIPTAAHQTFITTQEAKTFINKQQWAGFAVKASGLSAGKGVIVADTAADACQAVDTISSSFGEAGQTIVVEEKLVGEEISVLCFTDGVDAAVMPPAQDHKRLGDGDQGPNTGGMGAYCPCPLASQQDLDIIKKDVLQKAVDGLRKEGTPFVGVLYAGLMLTVDGPKVLEFNCRFGDPETQVLLPLLEGDLYDIMMACVEGRLGKVAVPFSQDKSCVGVCVVSGGYPGSYPKGKTITGVDEVSGEAGVQVIHAGTKREGSSLVTSGGRVLAVVVTGAALRDTADRATQLAGRITFEGATFRRDIAARATKVTSRFGGGGVTYKDSGVDINAGNEFVAAIKEAAGATACPGVMGSLGSFGGLFDLRQTGFRDPILVSGTDGVGTKLKVAQAAGMHDTVGQDLVAMCVNDVLVHGARPLFFLDYYSTGRLEGQVAASVVKGVARACSLAGCALIGGETAEMPGMYAGGEYDLAGFTVGAVERGNMLPRTEEVAEGDVLVGLPSSGLHSNGFSLVRRIIEAQDLQYSDPAPFNPDNTLGAELLTPTRIYCRSLAKVLEDGLVKAAAHITGGGLLENLPRVLPSQLSAHLQASQWPLHPVFGWLAAHGVCSEEMARTFNCGLGMVLVVAADKVMEVISLIPGGEARQVGQLVPRKEGMPQVVVEELEQILSAAAAPLLIQCPSLTTPRRRVAVLISGTGTNLQALLDHTKGGLSGAEVVVVVSNVAGVKGLQRAQEAGVTTKVVPHKNYKSREEFEAAVNAELQAARAELICLAGFMRILTGSFVRAWRGRLLNIHPSLLPAFKGMHAQRQALQAGVTLTGCTVHFVSEEVDCGAIVTQEAVPVLPGDTEEALVERIKTAEHRAYPRAMELVARGKVVLREDGTCIRS, from the exons atgagtggtgtggtgttggtggttggcTCAGGAGGTCGGGAGCATGCCCTCACCCTGGCCCTGGCTTCCTGCCCTGCTGTGACCTCTGTGCTGGTGACCCCAGGCAATGCTGGGACCCTCGCCGCCCCTAAGGCCTCCCACATCACCCTGCCTCTCAAGGACCACCAG GCGGTGGCAGCAGCATGTGTGGAGCACGGTGtgagtctggtggtggtggggcctGAGGATCCTTTGGCACAAGGGCTGGCCAACTCCCTCACTGCAGCAGGCATCAAG gtATTTGGCCCCACCAAGGAGGCAGCAAGGATAGAGGCTGACAAGTCTTGGGCCAAATCCTTCATGAACAGACACAGCATCCCCACTGCTGCTCACCAAACCTTTATCACCACTCAGGAAGCCAAGACATTCATCAACAA GCAGCAGTGGGCAGGGTTTGCTGTCAAGGCTTCAGGGTTGTCAGCAGGGAAGGGCGTCATCGTGGCAGACACAGCAGCTGATGCCTGTCAAGCCGTGGACACCATCAGTAGTAGCTTCGGGGAGGCAGGCCAGACCATTGTGGTTGAGGAGAAGCTGGTGGGAGAGGAGATATCA GTGTTGTGCTTCACAGATGGTGTTGATGCTGCTGTGATGCCGCCAGCACAGGACCACAAGCGACTTGGGGATGGCGACCAGGGCCCTAACACAGGGGGCATGGGAGCCTACTGCCCCTGCCCCCTCGCCTCACAGCAGGACCTGGACATCATAAAGAAGGATGTCCTGCAGAAGGCTGTGGATGGActtaggaaggaagggacaccTTTTGTGG GTGTGCTGTATGCTGGCCTGATGCTCACTGTGGATGGGCCCAAGGTGCTGGAGTTCAACTGTCGCTTTGGAGATCCTGAGACTCAGGTGCTGCTGCCTCTGCTGGAAGGGGACCTGTATGACATCATGATG GCATGTGTGGAGGGCCGCCTTGGTAAGGTGGCCGTCCCCTTCAGCCAGGACAAGAGCTGTGTCGGGGTGTGTGTTGTCAGTGGAGGCTACCCAGGCAGCTATCCAAAGGGCAAAACCATAACAG GTGTGGATGAGGTGTCAGGAGAGGCTGGGGTGCAGGTGATCCACGCCGGCACCAAGAGGGAGGGCAGCTCACTGGTCACCTCAGGCGGCCGTgtgctggcagtggtggtgacaggggcAGCTCTGAGGGACACTGCTGACAGGGCCACACAGCTGGCAGGACGCATCACCTTTGAGGGCGCCACCTTCAGGAGGGACATTGCTGCCCGGGCCACTAAGGTCACCTCTAG GTTTGGTGGTGGCGGAGTCACTTACAAGGACAGTGGGGTCGACATCAACGCTGGGAATGAGTTTGTGGCAGCCATCAAGGAAGCTGCTGGTGCCACAGCCTGCCCCGGGGTGATGGGTAGCCTGGGGTCCTTTGGCGGGCTCTTTGATCTCCGGCAGACTGGCTTCAGGGATCCCATTCTGGTGTCCGGCACTGATGGTGTCGGTACCAAGCTGAAG GTGGCCCAGGCAGCAGGGATGCATGACACAGTGGGCCAAGACCTGGTGGCCATGTGTGTCAATGACGTGCTGGTCCACGGTGCCCGGCCACTCTTCTTCTTGGACTACTACTCCACGGGGCGCCTGGAGGGGCAGGTGGCAGCCAGTGTGGTGAAGGGCGTGGCTCGAGCATGTTCCCTTGCTGGCTGTGCACTCATTG GTGGTGAGACAGCGGAGATGCCCGGAATGTATGCTGGAGGGGAGTATGACCTGGCAGGCTTCACAGTGGGAGCTGTGGAGAGAGGCAACATGCTGCCCCGCACCGAGGAGGTGGCTGAGGGGGACGTATTGGTGGGCCTGCCTTCCTCCGGCCTGCATAGCAATGGGTTCAGTCTGGTGCGCAGGATTATAGAGGCTCAGGACCTGCAGTACAGCGACCCAGCTCCCTTCAACCCCGACAACACACTTG GTGCTGAACTGCTCACCCCCACCAGGATCTACTGCAGGAGTCTGGCTAAGGTGCTGGAGGACGGCTTGGTCAAGGCCGCCGCACACATCACTGGGGGTGGACTGCTAGAGAACTTGCCAAGGGTCCTACCAAGCCAGCTGAGTGCACATCTGCAGGCATCACAGTGGCCCCTGCACCCCGTGTTTGGCTGGCTTGCAGCACACG GTGTGTGCAGCGAGGAGATGGCCCGCACCTTCAACTGTGGCCTGGGCATGGTGCTGGTAGTGGCCGCAGACAAGGTCATGGAGGTCATCAGTCTCATCCCAGGTGGAGAGGCTCGACAGGTGGGCCAACTTGTGCCCCGGAAGGAAG GGATGCCacaggtggtagtggaggagctGGAGCAGATACTGAGTGCTGCAGCTGCACCATTGCTGATTCAGTGCCCCTCTCTCACCACTCCACGGAGGAGGGTGGCAGTGCTCATCTCTGGCACAGGAACCAACCTACag GCACTGCTGGATCACACCAAGGGAGGCCTGAGTGGtgccgaggtggtggtggtggtgagcaatGTGGCTGGAGTGAAGGGCCTGCAGAGGGCACAGGAGGCAGGGGTTACCACCAAG GTGGTTcctcacaagaactacaagagCCGTGAGGAGTTTGAGGCAGCAGTGAATGCTGAGCTGCAGGCTGCCAGAGCCGAACTGATCTGTCTGGCTGGCTTTATGCGCATCCTGACCGGCTCCTTTGTGCGGGCATGGCGTGGCCGCCTGCTCAACATCCACCCTTCACTGCTGCCAGCCTTCAAGGGGATGCATGCCCAGCGGCAGGCACTCCAGGCCGGTGTCACTCTCACCGGATGCACTGTCCACTTTGTCTCG gaggaggtggactgtGGAGCAATAGTAACACAGGAGGCAGTGCCTGTCCTACCCGGGGATACAGAGGAGGCCCTGGTGGAGCGCATCAAGACAGCAGAGCACCGCGCGTATCCCAG AGCGATGGAGTTGGTGGCCCGTGGCAAGGTGGTGTTGAGGGAGGACGGTACGTGTATCAGGTCATAG
- the LOC135092078 gene encoding trifunctional purine biosynthetic protein adenosine-3-like isoform X1 — translation MPLVIGEHVNLEGEADLSHYQEGESVVRCEEQTGGGAVGVGWGQPGPGTVLSLLSLGLWCSNRLSYTLALLSSCGVSSGRQLTFPRQQTDMSGVVLVVGSGGREHALTLALASCPAVTSVLVTPGNAGTLAAPKASHITLPLKDHQAVAAACVEHGVSLVVVGPEDPLAQGLANSLTAAGIKVFGPTKEAARIEADKSWAKSFMNRHSIPTAAHQTFITTQEAKTFINKQQWAGFAVKASGLSAGKGVIVADTAADACQAVDTISSSFGEAGQTIVVEEKLVGEEISVLCFTDGVDAAVMPPAQDHKRLGDGDQGPNTGGMGAYCPCPLASQQDLDIIKKDVLQKAVDGLRKEGTPFVGVLYAGLMLTVDGPKVLEFNCRFGDPETQVLLPLLEGDLYDIMMACVEGRLGKVAVPFSQDKSCVGVCVVSGGYPGSYPKGKTITGVDEVSGEAGVQVIHAGTKREGSSLVTSGGRVLAVVVTGAALRDTADRATQLAGRITFEGATFRRDIAARATKVTSRFGGGGVTYKDSGVDINAGNEFVAAIKEAAGATACPGVMGSLGSFGGLFDLRQTGFRDPILVSGTDGVGTKLKVAQAAGMHDTVGQDLVAMCVNDVLVHGARPLFFLDYYSTGRLEGQVAASVVKGVARACSLAGCALIGGETAEMPGMYAGGEYDLAGFTVGAVERGNMLPRTEEVAEGDVLVGLPSSGLHSNGFSLVRRIIEAQDLQYSDPAPFNPDNTLGAELLTPTRIYCRSLAKVLEDGLVKAAAHITGGGLLENLPRVLPSQLSAHLQASQWPLHPVFGWLAAHGVCSEEMARTFNCGLGMVLVVAADKVMEVISLIPGGEARQVGQLVPRKEGMPQVVVEELEQILSAAAAPLLIQCPSLTTPRRRVAVLISGTGTNLQALLDHTKGGLSGAEVVVVVSNVAGVKGLQRAQEAGVTTKVVPHKNYKSREEFEAAVNAELQAARAELICLAGFMRILTGSFVRAWRGRLLNIHPSLLPAFKGMHAQRQALQAGVTLTGCTVHFVSEEVDCGAIVTQEAVPVLPGDTEEALVERIKTAEHRAYPRAMELVARGKVVLREDGTCIRS, via the exons atgcCATTAGTAATAGGAGAACATGTGAACTTAGAGGGAGAAGCGGATTTGAGTCATTACCAGGAAGGAGAATCAGTTGTTAGATGTGAGGAGCAGACGGGAGGAGGGGCAGTGGGTGTTGGGTGGGGGCAGCCCGGCCCCGGCACAGTGTTATCCCTGCTGTCCCTCGGTTTGTGGTGCAGCAACAGGCTCTCCTATACCCTTgcacttctctcttcctgcgGGGTGTCATCAG GTAGACAGTTAACCTTCCCACGCCAGCAGACAGACatgagtggtgtggtgttggtggttggcTCAGGAGGTCGGGAGCATGCCCTCACCCTGGCCCTGGCTTCCTGCCCTGCTGTGACCTCTGTGCTGGTGACCCCAGGCAATGCTGGGACCCTCGCCGCCCCTAAGGCCTCCCACATCACCCTGCCTCTCAAGGACCACCAG GCGGTGGCAGCAGCATGTGTGGAGCACGGTGtgagtctggtggtggtggggcctGAGGATCCTTTGGCACAAGGGCTGGCCAACTCCCTCACTGCAGCAGGCATCAAG gtATTTGGCCCCACCAAGGAGGCAGCAAGGATAGAGGCTGACAAGTCTTGGGCCAAATCCTTCATGAACAGACACAGCATCCCCACTGCTGCTCACCAAACCTTTATCACCACTCAGGAAGCCAAGACATTCATCAACAA GCAGCAGTGGGCAGGGTTTGCTGTCAAGGCTTCAGGGTTGTCAGCAGGGAAGGGCGTCATCGTGGCAGACACAGCAGCTGATGCCTGTCAAGCCGTGGACACCATCAGTAGTAGCTTCGGGGAGGCAGGCCAGACCATTGTGGTTGAGGAGAAGCTGGTGGGAGAGGAGATATCA GTGTTGTGCTTCACAGATGGTGTTGATGCTGCTGTGATGCCGCCAGCACAGGACCACAAGCGACTTGGGGATGGCGACCAGGGCCCTAACACAGGGGGCATGGGAGCCTACTGCCCCTGCCCCCTCGCCTCACAGCAGGACCTGGACATCATAAAGAAGGATGTCCTGCAGAAGGCTGTGGATGGActtaggaaggaagggacaccTTTTGTGG GTGTGCTGTATGCTGGCCTGATGCTCACTGTGGATGGGCCCAAGGTGCTGGAGTTCAACTGTCGCTTTGGAGATCCTGAGACTCAGGTGCTGCTGCCTCTGCTGGAAGGGGACCTGTATGACATCATGATG GCATGTGTGGAGGGCCGCCTTGGTAAGGTGGCCGTCCCCTTCAGCCAGGACAAGAGCTGTGTCGGGGTGTGTGTTGTCAGTGGAGGCTACCCAGGCAGCTATCCAAAGGGCAAAACCATAACAG GTGTGGATGAGGTGTCAGGAGAGGCTGGGGTGCAGGTGATCCACGCCGGCACCAAGAGGGAGGGCAGCTCACTGGTCACCTCAGGCGGCCGTgtgctggcagtggtggtgacaggggcAGCTCTGAGGGACACTGCTGACAGGGCCACACAGCTGGCAGGACGCATCACCTTTGAGGGCGCCACCTTCAGGAGGGACATTGCTGCCCGGGCCACTAAGGTCACCTCTAG GTTTGGTGGTGGCGGAGTCACTTACAAGGACAGTGGGGTCGACATCAACGCTGGGAATGAGTTTGTGGCAGCCATCAAGGAAGCTGCTGGTGCCACAGCCTGCCCCGGGGTGATGGGTAGCCTGGGGTCCTTTGGCGGGCTCTTTGATCTCCGGCAGACTGGCTTCAGGGATCCCATTCTGGTGTCCGGCACTGATGGTGTCGGTACCAAGCTGAAG GTGGCCCAGGCAGCAGGGATGCATGACACAGTGGGCCAAGACCTGGTGGCCATGTGTGTCAATGACGTGCTGGTCCACGGTGCCCGGCCACTCTTCTTCTTGGACTACTACTCCACGGGGCGCCTGGAGGGGCAGGTGGCAGCCAGTGTGGTGAAGGGCGTGGCTCGAGCATGTTCCCTTGCTGGCTGTGCACTCATTG GTGGTGAGACAGCGGAGATGCCCGGAATGTATGCTGGAGGGGAGTATGACCTGGCAGGCTTCACAGTGGGAGCTGTGGAGAGAGGCAACATGCTGCCCCGCACCGAGGAGGTGGCTGAGGGGGACGTATTGGTGGGCCTGCCTTCCTCCGGCCTGCATAGCAATGGGTTCAGTCTGGTGCGCAGGATTATAGAGGCTCAGGACCTGCAGTACAGCGACCCAGCTCCCTTCAACCCCGACAACACACTTG GTGCTGAACTGCTCACCCCCACCAGGATCTACTGCAGGAGTCTGGCTAAGGTGCTGGAGGACGGCTTGGTCAAGGCCGCCGCACACATCACTGGGGGTGGACTGCTAGAGAACTTGCCAAGGGTCCTACCAAGCCAGCTGAGTGCACATCTGCAGGCATCACAGTGGCCCCTGCACCCCGTGTTTGGCTGGCTTGCAGCACACG GTGTGTGCAGCGAGGAGATGGCCCGCACCTTCAACTGTGGCCTGGGCATGGTGCTGGTAGTGGCCGCAGACAAGGTCATGGAGGTCATCAGTCTCATCCCAGGTGGAGAGGCTCGACAGGTGGGCCAACTTGTGCCCCGGAAGGAAG GGATGCCacaggtggtagtggaggagctGGAGCAGATACTGAGTGCTGCAGCTGCACCATTGCTGATTCAGTGCCCCTCTCTCACCACTCCACGGAGGAGGGTGGCAGTGCTCATCTCTGGCACAGGAACCAACCTACag GCACTGCTGGATCACACCAAGGGAGGCCTGAGTGGtgccgaggtggtggtggtggtgagcaatGTGGCTGGAGTGAAGGGCCTGCAGAGGGCACAGGAGGCAGGGGTTACCACCAAG GTGGTTcctcacaagaactacaagagCCGTGAGGAGTTTGAGGCAGCAGTGAATGCTGAGCTGCAGGCTGCCAGAGCCGAACTGATCTGTCTGGCTGGCTTTATGCGCATCCTGACCGGCTCCTTTGTGCGGGCATGGCGTGGCCGCCTGCTCAACATCCACCCTTCACTGCTGCCAGCCTTCAAGGGGATGCATGCCCAGCGGCAGGCACTCCAGGCCGGTGTCACTCTCACCGGATGCACTGTCCACTTTGTCTCG gaggaggtggactgtGGAGCAATAGTAACACAGGAGGCAGTGCCTGTCCTACCCGGGGATACAGAGGAGGCCCTGGTGGAGCGCATCAAGACAGCAGAGCACCGCGCGTATCCCAG AGCGATGGAGTTGGTGGCCCGTGGCAAGGTGGTGTTGAGGGAGGACGGTACGTGTATCAGGTCATAG